The Bactrocera dorsalis isolate Fly_Bdor chromosome 3, ASM2337382v1, whole genome shotgun sequence genomic interval TTCTTTAATGTTCTCAAACCTATGCTGTCGAAGAAACAACAAAAGCGGGTGAGTACATAACtagaaattcttaattttgcgATTTTGCGCTCTTCAATCAAAATTTTCTCACTGCATTTACAGCTTTCTCTGCATGGCAATAAATTGGATAAACTTTACGAGCACATCCCTTTGAAATATTTGCCCAAAGAATATGGCGGTGAGAATGGTTCCATTGCAGAGGGCATTGCCGAGCTCAATCAGAAACTCGATGCGTACCGGGAATACTTTAAGACGAATGCGCAATATGGAACGGAAGAAAAGCTTCGTCCTGGTAAACCACTCGATTTCGATCAAATTTTTGGTGTGCAGGGTTCTTTCAGAAAGCTAGAAGTAGACtaatcaaatatataatatagcgaaaacattacattttttcttccaaaaatatgtttgtttgtactgAAATTGTAAGTAACAAGTAAGTTTgttggtttttaatattttttttttttgtgtcagtTTATTAAATGGTCGAAATTTTTGTACTCTAAGAAATATGTCTCCATTTCGAGACTTCACTACACGgctcaaaattttttcataacggtaaacattttcgatttttatacaGTAAGTCTCTTCAGTGCTAATAAAGACACAACTTACAGGGTTTTTCCGGAAAGTAAAGAGACTGAGTCGAAAAGTtgttgaaccaatcgttacaattcttcaaaaactttcaaaatagccTCCGTCTGCGTTGATGCATTAaaagcgtcacggaaggcattctccggaatagctttgagagccgaggtgcatgctgcttgtatcccctctgtcgtctgaaaatgcttgcctttcatcggcttttttcaggcaaggaaacaaaaaaagtccggttGGCACGTCTGGGTTGTAAggtggctgcggaagcgttgggatgccggtctTGGCTaggttcacaagaaaggcgatgTGAGTCTGGGCGTTGTCGTGGTACAACtttcaatcggctgcgatgtcttgtcggacccgattgacccttcgtttgaatTCATGATGGACGAAGCCTTTGTTGTCAAAAAacacaatgagcatcgttttcactttggatttgctcattctgcTGGTCTTCATCGGCGACCTCttcctccaaaaaggcctggtgttaccgaaacacaccacttcttgctaaagcaacatctgggtaagcctgcttgatcatatgaAACGTCTCTGTCACAAATTTACCAAGTTTCACACGGAATTTAATAGCGGtactctgctctaacgaacgctgcattttcggcttgcattactcacagaaacacgcgaaaatgtttgtcctgactctccaggtgctctaAGAAAACTGACCAGTccctcgttcgttagctaggaatgccCTCTGCCGAATCCagtattactttccggacaaaccctgtatttatATGAagacttacatacttacataaatgcTGAGTAGAAGAAATTGATAATCTCAAGCTTCTAATATATTGTACAGCTATATTGcagtatatatacatgcatatgtatgtacaaagttATAAGTATTATAAAATGAACAATCTATCGCGAATTCTTATCATTTCGGGATCTAATCAATAAACCGATATTATACCGTGTTgttattgataaaatatctaAACAATTTTGCTTGTGTACGACAAGATTCCCATACTAGTTGGCTTTTGAGTGCGTTATTGAACAGTACAAAGATTAAACATACACTGCCCTCACAATGGCAGAACTTAATGTACGCAAAATTAGTGCAGAATTGCAAAAAATCGCCAACGAGCAGCTGAATGAGGTGCCCGCACAAATTGGCGACGATATTGCGGCGCTACGCACCTGGATCAAGCAGCAGCCGCATTTGCGCGCACGTGACGATGATCAATTTTTGCTCTCTTTTCTGCGTGGCTGCAAATTCAGTCTGGAGAAGGCGAAGGGTAAAATTGATAAATACTATACGTTGCGCACCAAATATCCGGATTTCTTCGGCGCCTACGATGCTGATGACGCAATGCTTCGCACAATTATTAATGCTGGGTGAGAAATTAAACGATTCAATTGCATTTGtgtgaagaaaattaaatacatgTACGTGTATTTCTACGCTTAATAGCATAATTCTTTTGTTGCCGAAACCATTGCACGAACATGGCGCACGCATTATACTCATACGTCAGGGTGCACTGCCAGCCGACAAATACACGATCGAACATTTCACACGCGCCGCAAGTCATTTGCAAGAGATCATAATACGCGACGATGATCACGCCATTATATCGGGTATGATATCGATTGTTGATATAGAAGATTGTACGACTGGCCATGTTATGCAGATGACGCCAAGCGTTATGAAGAAAATGTCCGTGCACGCCGAGGAGGCGGTGCCTTTACGACCCAAGCAACAACATTTCATACACATACCCAGTGGCTTTGAAACAGTTTTCAATGCAATGCGCCCATTCATGAGCAAGAAACAACAGAATAGAGTAAGTTTTTAAAAGCACCGAAGGCGCAGAATTGCTTTTTATTAATgtcaagcaataaaaaataatgtatgtacatatattatagattTCAGTGCATGCCGAAAAGTTGGATAGATTTTATGAACACGTGCCATTGTCTTATCTGCCCGTGGAATATGGCGGCAATAATGGCACGATAGCAGAGATTATCGACTACACAAATAAACAGTTGGACGAGTATCGCGTATATTTTCAGGAAAATAAGAATTACGGCACTGATGAAAGCTTGCGCCCGGGCAAACCTGTCGATTTTGAAAGTTTATTCGGTGTAGAGGGTTCATTCAGAAAACTGGAGGTGgactagaattttttttaacgaaCCGTTTGCACTATTCAATGcaattatgtaaattataaCACATTTAACATCTGTTTtaaacaacatattttttatataaaataaagggAAATAttgcgtagtcgaaaaagtcttttcgtatttcgtcAATAAATgacgttgcagtcgtatatctccagtgctaccaatcacattgtgtcataccatatagtgttgaaaaagtgaaattttaagcttcatttaaccaaaaataaattcgtggaagttctaagttaagggtttaactaaaacacatactttaactttagatgatcctgtaaggaggtCCTGCCAATGCGAGCGCCTCTTTTTCCCGAGGGGTCACCGAAAATCTCGGCGCATTggtcgagtttaaaatattttttttcaaaattttcagaatatctttgttaatagtgtatgtttgtaataaaaaaaaatctaataaaatatttaatattttatatgagaataaattgttgaaaatggGCTGTTCTTACACGAGGAAACCCAAGTAATCccttaatattgtataataaatatacaagtaGGACAATAGTGAACGCGGCAATTATCGTTCCATCCCATAGGAGCAGCCGCGCGTTCTTCGAATCATTTTCGATGGGTACTACGTACTGTTTGCACAATTCCTTGATCACAATTGTGTGATAGTGGCTCCACGTTTCGTCAACAGCTTTCAACATGAATGTACTACAcgattgtatatttattttgtggcgCCAATGGACGGTGAGGCTAAATAACTACCTATCAGAACACGCGCGTATAAAAAGAAGTAGAAGCTTTGCCCCTTAAtttgctgattatttatatataatatatgtaaactagatttaaatttactttgtttataagtttttttataaaggaATTCACAGAAAACtttacaaatcagcaagcaaagTACAAGTAACTTTGTATATGCTACTTGTAAAATAATTAGACTCATTTCCTTACCCGAATAGCAGATAGCAAGTTCCGTTGCTCGCCTATTGAATACGTTGAAAACACCAAAGGTTTAAGTGATAAACGACCCGAATTCATCTATGACGGAAATTTGGTATGgaagcatttaaaaaaactcCGAAATTTGATGCTTTGAGCTTAAAGCAAATCGAAGAGCATAAAATACGCGTCCTTagcaatatattttaattcagatattttttaataatcgcGCTGTATTGCTTATTCACAAATATGAACTTAAATTGTTTAGGTGTGTTAAAactttatatattgtatatctaAAAATCTCTAAAATGAGCAAGGTTACTCTAATGTGCGCTATATGTGAACAAAGTAAGAATACCATAGCGGCACTAACATGCACGAGTATTAAAAATAGCTATTTTTTATACGAACATGcactttttttgaaagtgtAATAATCTTCTAAAGTATATTGAGTTGTCAAACGCTGATCTTTGAATGTAGTAGGTTCAAAGTTAggtttttctttataaatagaTACGAAATGCATTCTAGATTTGAGTATATTTCGGGCTTTTGCATGTCAGTACAGTTTAGTTGCCGCAAAAAGCGCACAACAGTATCCTATAATCAACGGAAATAATTAACACAATATTAACCACTGGCATATCTTCAATAATGGCAACACCGAATATACGTCCGTTACCAGAACACCTACAAGAGGTGGCTATCAAAGAGTTGAATGAGAGACCTGAGCGGCTGGCAGAAGATCTGGAGGCGTTAAAGGATTGGGCTATAAAGGAGCCACATTTAAATGTGCGACTCGATGATCAATTGCTGGTGGCATTTCTGCGCGGCTGCAAGTTCAGTTTAGAGAAGACAAAGTCGAAATTGGATTGGTTCTATACATTGAAAACTAAATATCCAGATTACTACACATTACAAGATCCGGATGTGCCGCATTTACAAGATCTTGTAAAATATGGGTAAACATTAGACTTATTATTTTTCATGAATTAATAATAGCGGATTTAtattagaatttataaaaacttaagACATagatatatgaatatgaagtcGTCAGTAATGTATGCATTTGTTTTTACTTGCACTTAAACTGCTAAAGCTTAAGTGATCACTCGTGATGCTACTCGTAATTCCTTACTCCAAAGCGCATGTGAGTAGGAttcaaaaacaatgaaaaatatgtatgatTAACGCGCTCCGCACTGCGAAAGAGGCTTAAAAAACTGTCGGAATACcgaatcaaaacaaataatatatgccGGTTGATTTCCGTCGGAAATATTCTCGAAGACGTCTGTTTGAAGCTACAGAGACTTCCAGAAACAGCAAGAGGGATTTTCAACATAATTGcgaacacatatacatacgtagatACATCATATGCACGTGAAGACAACTTTATGAACATCTTCGACTCGTATATTTAAACTCCCATAAATCGATTGATCACTACAATATACGCAAAGCTATTGACCATCTCTTTGTATCGCTCCTCGAACCCTCCCTATATCAATCACAACTATCACtctgttaattttttaaccCTACGGTTGTTTTCAAATGCATAAATTTTTCTTACAGCGTGGGATTACCATTGCCTATACCATTAAATGAGATTGGAGCACGCATTATATTCTGCCGTTTTGGTATTTATCCGattgataaatataaaattaaagacTTATTGGCTATCGCTTTTGCAAGCTATGAGCTCCAAATGCGCTCAGATGACACTTCAGTGATCAATGGTTTTATTGCTCTCGTCGACGTTAGCAAAATAAACGCTGCCTATTTTGCTCAATTTACACCGCATTTGTTAAAGAAAACGATGGGCTTTTTCGCGAATGCCGCTCCAATCCGTCAAACCGCAACACATTTCATTAATGTACCAGCAAGTTTTGAGAAGCTCTACAGTATGATAAAGCCTACGCTTACAGAAAAACAGCGGAATCGCGTAAGTATGCAAAATGTCATGGCATGAATCAACATGTACAATTGTTTTTTCTTACCCtgccaaaaataaaacagaTTTTTCTGCATGGCAACAATTTGGAGACACTCTATGCCCATATTCCACAAAAATATCTGCCCAAAGAATTTGGTGGTGAAAATGATTGCATCGATGAACTAGAGAAGTCCACATTCCAACTATTTCTTGATCACCGTGATTATTTCAAAGAGGATGTCAAATATCGTAATAATGAGGAGCTGCGTGTTGGTCAGCAACCGGATTATGAGAGTTTATTTGGTATGGAAGGTTCATTCCGTAAAATCGCTGTGGACTAGCTAGTCTTTTACTAAACAGATAAGGACCGAAGGGTAGCTTTAAGActcagtaattaaaaaaaaaaaaacagaaaacattaataataataaaaggggtttgtttgattttaattttggaaagaaataataataaataatgtacctatgtatatacaacaacactacattttttaatattaatatccCGAACAGGATTagaaaagaaaatcaaataatgattttcgcaaatcgctttattgtttttcaaaatattctcctttAAGTGGTTATATGGGTTtacagatttgaaatgtaatttttttttattatctttttaaattctacaacacctctggaatattgtcctaaattttcaatttgattcGAGTAAtcgtttcggagatacagccttgagaacttgtgcgcccGAGGCTAGCTtcgctaagtgcgccgtctttaaacgcgtttttctcgaaacagtgtttttgaagtcgctTTGCAAGATTACTCAACAAATACTCAATCGatattcttgaaattttacacaggtctttatGATACAATTCTGTAAGACCTTAACGCAGTTCCTTTTTCGattactattttttgtaaaaaaaaatgtcgcgaaattttcactgaaatttttttttttttttttttttgtaaaaatgtctgccaaaaatccaattttcagttattttccttcgtccaagttctaagtcaaggttttaactaaaatacatACTTCTTTCACTTTAATTGATCCTGTAAGTAGTTGTACTGCCAACGCGGATGCATATTTTTTCCGAGGACTCACCGGAAATTGCGTCGCAatgaccgagtttaaaatattttttttccaaatatttcacaacttcttttttaatagtgtatgtttgtaacaataaaaaattctaacaaaCATTACATTTcttatatgagaaaaatttcttgaaaaatactgttttttacccgaggaaacccatgtaaccccttaagatcTATGAATGTgtcgaaaaatgttgaattcGTAGCTTATTTCTTACGTACAGGAATAAAAAGAAGCCATTTGGTGCGAAGTCAGTACTATACAAGGGATAACTCATCGAATCAATATTTTGAGTGCTCTAAAATGCAGTTTTAAATCGATGTGTGAGAACTCGCATTGGCGTGGTGCAGAGTGACATGTCTACGGCGGTtggttttcttaattttctgaAAGGCAACTGGCAAAGCATGGTTGTGTAACACTCAGAATTTACTTTTCCTGGTTGTTCTAGTGTTATGATAGCGACATGTCCAGTTTTACCAAAACacaggcaaccatttgcttggaagtgcctCGTGTGCTTACAACTTTTGTTGCATTCTACCTGTCTGGAAACACTCATACAGccgactgctgtttactttcagCTTGTATGCCAGTCCCACTAATGCCTATAGTTACCCCAATCTCACGATAGGTtacatgacgatcttgcaatatcagtttgcgcacagcatcaagagttttcaaaacaataactGATTTTGTAGGACCTTTATGAAATTAGTCTAGTATCTACGAccacgattgaattcaccataccatcgataaacactggtacTTGATGGAGCTTCAGCGCCAAAAATGCACTGTTGCTGAGGCGATCCtcatcgaaaattgtaaaaaaataatcgtgcaaaaatgttcgcgatttaatttcattttttttaccgagatgaatattttaagttactgtaaataacACCCAGACAGAAAAGTCAgagaatataagtatatatataaatgatcagcaggATAAGCAGAGGTCATGTAGCCATAACCGTCTGTCTACCCGTTTGTATAGTAGGTATAAATGAACTAGTTCTTCTGTGTTTGAGACATCGATTTGAAAGTTTGCACTTTTTTCCCAAACCACTATGGGACATAGCTgctcgatcaaaatcaaatgccGAAgtgaaaaacttctttattcTTCACGCAAAATCTTGATAATAACTCGGTGTAGTTTTATAACGCATATTCACCATTTTCACCACTTGTAGCTACCGACAGGCGCTTATGCCATTAATGCGAATACAGTCGGCTCAACAAAGAAGCCAGGAAAGTGAGAGGCACTGTCGTTTTTACCCTGTTTAATCAAACCGAATATATGGTGCAGTTGATCTTGATCGATTTGTGGCCCTTGTTCGACATGCAATTCAAAGGCATTACCGACGATACGTTTCTTAAAACGCTAAGCGCTTCGTTCATCAAACGATCATCATAGATTTCATCTTCAACAAAGGTACGCAAACCAGCACAACAAGTTTGTCCCATATTGAAGAAAAGACCAAAGTGTGAAGTCTCTACGGCATtatttagttttgattatttgatCTCTGATCTAGCAGGATGCTAACTGCAGTATAGGGCTTATTCAATTCATATTTTCAGCATCACATCCTAAATGGCTTATAAGTCTGTCAtcgaataaatttttatgaatgatcTATAATTAACTGAAGGCAAGCCAAACCTATTGTCCGATATACATGAACAAAGATATAATACCATAGTGGCATTAATATGCTCCAGTATTAAAAATAGCTACTTTTTTATACTCccatacacttttttttaagtgtaaTGATcgtccaatatatgtatattgagtaGTCACACGATGATCTTTGAATGTGGTAGGTTCAAAGTTAAGCTTTTCTTTATAAATAGATACGAAATGCATTCTAGATTTGAGTATATTGCGGGCTTTTGCATGTCAGTACAGTTTAGTTGCCGCAAAAAGCGCACAACAGCATCCTACATTCAACGGAAATAATTAACACAATATTAACCACTGGCATATCTTCAATAATGGCACCACCCAATATACGTCCGTTACCAGAACACCTACAAGAGGTGGCTATCAAAGAGTTAAATGAGAGACCTGAGCGGCTGGCAGAAGATCTGGAAGCGTTAAAGGATTGGGCTATAAAGGAGCCACATTTAAATGTGCGACTCGATGATCAATTGCTGGTGGCATTCCTGCGCGGCTGCAAGTTCAGTTTAGAGAAGGCAAAGTCGAAATTGGATTGGTTCTATACATTAAAAACTAGACATCCGGATTACTATACAATACAAAATCCAGATGTGCCGCATTTTAGTGAACTCGTAAGATATGGGTAAATATTAGACTTGTTATTTTTCACGGCTTAATAATAGCGGATTTATATTAGAATTAGTAAAATTCTTACGACACAGATATGTGGAAATGAATCGTCAGtaatatatgcattttttacTTGCACTTAAACTTCTAAAGCTTAAATGATCACTCGTGATGACGATTTTGTATACGATTTTTTGACACGTGTTTGATATAAGAGGAAGTTATCTAGTGAACACggcaatatatacaaaattaaagcaTGACACTAATCATATCTTTGTATCGCTCCTCAAACCCTCCTTATATCAACACAACTATCCCTCAAGTCCATTAACATAACAACAGCCTCTTTTTAAACCTatggttaatttaaaaatttatatttttttcacacagTGCGGGATTAATATTGCCCATACCACTAAATGAGACTGGACCACGCATTGTATTCAGCCGTTTTGGTATTTATCCAGTTGACAAATATGAACTGAAAGATATAGCGCCTATAGCGTATGCACAACAGGAGCTAGCTATGCGCGCTGATGACACTGTAGTGGTGAATGGTTTTATTAATCTGATAGACGTTGCCAAAGTAGACGCCGCACATTTTGTACAATATACACCgactattttaaaaaaaggcATAGATTTTGCCGAGAAAGCCTTACCATTGCGTCAAAGCTCAGCACATTTCTTTAATGTACCAACCGGTTTCGAGAAGCCCTACAATATGGTAATGCCGATGATTACACCCAAACAGAAGGAACGCGTGAGTATGCAAAAgatcattttaatttataacaattgTACATGTAATGGTTTTTTATACTCTGCCAAAAATAAAACAGGTTTTTCTGCATGGCAACAATTTGGAGACACTCTACGCTCATATACCACAAAAATATATGCCCAAACAATATGGTGGTGAAAATGGTTGTCTTGTTGAACTAGAGAACTCCACAATCAAGCAATTTCTTGATCACCGTGATTATTTCAAAGAGGATCTCAAGTATCGGAATAATGAGCATCTACGTCTTGGCAAGCAACCGAACTATAAAAGTTTATTTGGTATGGAAGGTTCATTTCGTAAAATTGCTTTGGACTAGTCTTTTACCAAACAGATAAGGATTACCCATCAGTCCTTTAAAGCtaagaaatcataaaaaaggaaacaaaaaacaaaaaaccttaataaaagtaaattgtattgtttttttattttaaatttggcaACAATTGGTtatgtgaaattttcgaaaaatctttatttttttgttgcattatcggagagtatatattataatactCGTACACATTCTCTCAAATGTTTAAATCTGCCTATTTTTTCTACGATGAACTGTCGCAAAAGGGCCAAATTCGATACTTTTGGTCAAactgccgccattttgtcaaattgtcaaatttcaaaaaaaggctTGCACAACACGATAGCGACTTTCCTACAGATTGttaatctttttgaaattcaGCCTAACGAAAAATCTAGACTTTCTGGGGTACTTAACCAGGTTGAGTGCTTAAAAGAGCAAACTTGAGTAATCTTGCGCGTACTAAGCCAAAAACTGTAGgttatttaaggggttacatgggtttacgagtttcaaaaaatcaatctttttattgtgttattaaattctacaacccctctatatttattgtgctaaattttcaagtttatccGACTAATAATTTCGGTGATAAAGCCTTGAGAACTTGCGCGCTCGAGTTTAggtaggctaagtgcgccgttcccacgacagtcgggtctacgtaatcgGAATGGACCCGGAattttattcggccaaggacTGACAATTCGGCAGAACTCTGCTgctacaatagcaacaaaaacaacaataagtgcAGACGGGGCACTCGTCGGTTGGcgagatttctcgagaactactcaaccgatcttcatgaaattttgccaaaaatttaatttttacttatatttccttcgtccaagttctaagttaaggctttaactaaaacatatatttctttcactttagatgattctgtaaggagttatcctgc includes:
- the LOC105228362 gene encoding alpha-tocopherol transfer protein-like isoform X2, encoding MAPPNIRPLPEHLQEVAIKELNERPERLAEDLEALKDWAIKEPHLNVRLDDQLLVAFLRGCKFSLEKAKSKLDWFYTLKTRHPDYYTIQNPDVPHFSELVRYGAGLILPIPLNETGPRIVFSRFGIYPVDKYELKDIAPIAYAQQELAMRADDTVVVNGFINLIDVAKVDAAHFVQYTPTILKKGIDFAEKALPLRQSSAHFFNVPTGFEKPYNMVMPMITPKQKERVFLHGNNLETLYAHIPQKYMPKQYGGENGCLVELENSTIKQFLDHRDYFKEDLKYRNNEHLRLGKQPNYKSLFGMEGSFRKIALD
- the LOC105228362 gene encoding alpha-tocopherol transfer protein-like isoform X1 gives rise to the protein MAPPNIRPLPEHLQEVAIKELNERPERLAEDLEALKDWAIKEPHLNVRLDDQLLVAFLRGCKFSLEKAKSKLDWFYTLKTRHPDYYTIQNPDVPHFSELVRYGAGLILPIPLNETGPRIVFSRFGIYPVDKYELKDIAPIAYAQQELAMRADDTVVVNGFINLIDVAKVDAAHFVQYTPTILKKGIDFAEKALPLRQSSAHFFNVPTGFEKPYNMVMPMITPKQKERVFLHGNNLETLYAHIPQKYMPKQYGGENGCLVELENSTIKQFLDHRDYFKEDLKYRNNEHLRLGKQPNYKSLFDDSVRSYPANEGASFFGGDTGNEFYGRPTLRPYHERGFPSIKYTIHFNFYFIYIKHIMCVCM
- the LOC105228361 gene encoding alpha-tocopherol transfer protein-like, with protein sequence MATPNIRPLPEHLQEVAIKELNERPERLAEDLEALKDWAIKEPHLNVRLDDQLLVAFLRGCKFSLEKTKSKLDWFYTLKTKYPDYYTLQDPDVPHLQDLVKYGVGLPLPIPLNEIGARIIFCRFGIYPIDKYKIKDLLAIAFASYELQMRSDDTSVINGFIALVDVSKINAAYFAQFTPHLLKKTMGFFANAAPIRQTATHFINVPASFEKLYSMIKPTLTEKQRNRIFLHGNNLETLYAHIPQKYLPKEFGGENDCIDELEKSTFQLFLDHRDYFKEDVKYRNNEELRVGQQPDYESLFGMEGSFRKIAVD